One Papaver somniferum cultivar HN1 chromosome 10, ASM357369v1, whole genome shotgun sequence genomic window carries:
- the LOC113318105 gene encoding probable RNA helicase SDE3: MSNLWKDDWEECSVIGDEGNIGFLDFEDDKSVCNYNPEEEGPVIVSVPFPFVNGKPKSILVGETIADSITIKNTTEEPIDLWGAKIYSSNPKDSYTLSLMEPPKDESDVEALQAFVETTSMDDRVLQPGRTLTIWLSCKPKEIGIHTTAVHFDVGDQRIERVVFLVAEDNVSQSLASNNPYSRVHKKKHFVVEEFVKGSRPAKPTSNGYKHQLPLFAIPKDIREILDSKQVPEAIFKGLVKDNYYSYFQTLLIMEELRMEEDIRSYDMECVTMRKKAYQFLALEVPGLAERRPSLVNGDYVFAKLSSDANDDSRSYQGYIHRVESDEVFLRFADDMHARHNDGDLYNVRFTYNRVGMRRLYQAIKAAEGLPSELLFPSQSLGRSINATPVVPLSRNLNEEQMSAVEMILGCEGAPPYVIHGPPGTGKTMTLVEAILQLYTTRKESRILVCASSNCAADHILDRIIDHEIVEVRESEIFRLNAPSRNYDDVHPDNLCFCYFEDDLTFKCPPLGVLKRFRIVISTYSSASLLYAEGVKKGNYSHIFLDEAGQASEPETMIPIANLCRKETVVVLAGDPMQLGPVIYSKNAEMHGLGKSYLERLFECKSYNNEDENFVTKLVRNYRCHPSILELPSNLFYKGELVACKEEKCSFTDAWESLLPNKEFPVMFAGVQGCNEREGNNPSWFNRIEASKVIQIIKKLTESSNLKETDIGVITPYRQQVAKLKKALEALDISGIKVGSVEQFQGQEKEVIIISTVRSTVKHNEFDKVHYLGFLSNPRRFNVAVTRAKSLLIIVGNPHIICKDPYWDKLLRYCFDNDSYQGCDLPENQNGSEGPYDINISPEVDNHVNSTSEGQQDFYCGKPVSNESEWSDGNWKEECSEGNWNEENPVLSDEVGTYVEPLQAEDAGKPVTDEADWTDGWND, from the exons ATGAGTAATCTGTGGAAAGATGACTGGGAAGAATGTTCAGTAATAGGAGATGAAGGGAACATAGGGTTTTTAGATTTTGAAGATGATAAGTCAGTATGTAATTACAATCCGGAGGAAGAAGGTCCGGTTATTGTATCAGTACCGTTTCCTTTTGTTAATGGGAAACCTAAGTCCATCCTTGTTGGTGAGACCATAGCGGATTCAATTACGATTAAGAATACTACTGAAGAACCTATTGATTTATGGGGTGCTAAAATTTATAGTTCGAATCCTAAAGACTCGTATACTTTGTCACTGATGGAACCGCCTAAAGATGAGTCAGATGTTGAAGCTCTTCAAGCGTTCGTGGAGACGACATCGATGGATGATAGGGTGCTTCAACCAGGAAGGACTTTGACAATTTGGTTATCGTGTAAGCCAAAGGAGATAGGGATACATACCACAGCGGTACATTTTGATGTGGGGGATCAAAGGATTGAGCGTGTGGTTTTTCTTGTAGCTGAAGATAATGTGTCTCAATCCCTTGCTTCAAATAACCCATATTCTAGAGTCCATAAAAAGAAACATTTTGTTGTGGAGGAATTTGTGAAAGGCTCTCGTCCTGCAAAACCTACTTCTAATGGTTATAAACATCAGCTTCCTCTGTTTGCTATTCCAAAAGATATTAGAGAAATTTTGGACAGTAAGCAAGTTCCTGAAGCTATCTTTAAAGGACTTGTAAAGGATAATTATTACTCATACTTTCAAACTTTACTGATCATGGAAGAACTACGCATGGAG GAAGACATAAGAAGCTACGACATGGAGTGTGTCACTATGCGGAAGAAGGCATATCAGTTTTTGGCCCTTGAAGTCCCTGGGCTGGCTGAAAGAAGGCCCTCACTTGTTAATGGTGATTATGTTTTTGCGAAGCTTTCTTCTGATGCTAACGATGATTCTCGTTCATATCAG GGGTACATTCACCGAGTCGAGTCAGATGAAGTGTTCTTGAGGTTTGCAGACGACATGCATGCCCGTCACAATGATGGGGACTTATATAATGTTAGATTCACATACAATAGGGTGGGTATGAGGCGCTTATATCAGGCTATTAAAGCAGCTGAAGGTTTGCCATCTGAGCTTCTCTTTCCGTCCCAGTCCTTGGGAAGATCTATTAATGCAACCCCGGTGGTTCCTTTGTCTCGAAATCTCAATGAAGAGCAGATGTCTGCTGTTGAGATGATCCTAGGTTGTGAAGGGGCACCACCTTATGTGATTCATGGACCTCCTGGAACTGGTAAGACAATGACGCTGGTGGAAGCAATCTTGCAGCTGTACACAACGCGAAAAGAGTCTAGGATTCTTGTTTGTGCATCTTCTAACTGTGCTGCAGATCATATATTAGATCGGATAATAGACCACGAGATTGTCGAAGTTAGAGAGAGTGAGATATTCAGATTAAATGCACCAAGTCGTAATTATGATGATGTTCATCCTGATAATCTATGTTTCTGCTACTTCGAAGATGATCTCACCTTCAAATGTCCTCCACTTGGGGTTTTGAAACGTTTTAGGATCGTAATATCCACGTATAGTAGTGCTTCTCTGCTTTATGCTGAAGGTGTTAAAAAGGGTAATTACTCCCATATATTCTTGGATGAGGCAGGTCAAGCTTCAGAGCCAGAGACCATGATCCCAATAGCTAACCTTTGTAGAAAAGAAACTGTTGTAGTTTTGGCAGGGGACCCAATGCAACTGGGTCCTGTTATATACTCCAAGAATGCAGAAATGCATGGATTAGGCAAGTCATACTTGGAAAGGCTATTTGAATGTAAATCTTATAACAATGAGGATGAAAACTTCGTGACAAAGTTGGTAAGGAACTATAGGTGCCACCCATCAATCCTAGAGCTGCCGTCCAACCTTTTCTACAAGGGAGAATTGGTagcttgtaaagaagaaaaatgtTCTTTCACAGATGCTTGGGAAAGCCTCCTTCCAAACAAAGAATTTCCTGTTATGTTTGCTGGTGTTCAAGGATGTAATGAGAGGGAGGGCAATAACCCGTCTTGGTTTAATCGGATAGAAGCAAGTAAAGTAATTCAGATTATCAAGAAGCTGACAGAAAGCTCTAATCTGAAGGAGACAGATATTGGAGTGATAACTCCTTATCGCCAGCAAGTAGCAAagttaaaaaaagctcttgaagcACTCGATATATCCGGCATAAAAGTTGGAAGTGTTGAGCAATTTCAAGGACAAGAGAAGGAAGTCATAATAATATCCACTGTCAGATCGACTGTTAAACATAATGAATTCGATAAGGTACACTATCTGGGATTTCTTAGCAACCCAAGGAGATTTAATGTTGCTGTGACTCGTGCTAAGTCCTTGCTTATAATTGTCGGAAACCCACACATTATATGTAAG GATCCATACTGGGATAAGCTTCTAAGGTATTGCTTTGACAATGATTCATATCAGGGCTGTGATCTTCCTGAAAATCAGAATGGTTCTGAAGGGCCTTATGACATCAATATTTCACCTGAAGTAGATAACCACGTCAACAGTACATCTGAAGGACAGCAGGATTTCTATTGTGGCAAGCCTGTCAGTAATGAATCTGAGTGGTCAGATGGGAACTGGAAAGAAGAATGTTCAGAAGGGAACTGGAACGAAGAAAACCCTGTACTCTCGGACGAAGTAGGCACATATGTTGAGCCCCTGCAAGCAGAAGATGCTGGTAAGCCTGTCACTGATGAGGCTGACTGGACAGATGGATGGAACGATTAG
- the LOC113315803 gene encoding uncharacterized protein LOC113315803 — translation MVRKKRNSIVMLQNDIGEWINSAKDIDSHIVNHFCDLFSSSNSDVLDNEISSLFPPSITADHNVQLTREVGIDEIKIIIHQMDSLKSPGPDELQVYMHISLCNFSMKIITKIKTNRVRPLISKIVSHNHHAFIPGRDLFDPTNICNDIIQSFKARKGEKGWMALKLDFDKFISSVSFQVLINGFPSSSFRPSNGLRQGDPLSSFHFILCLESLTRLINVIYKNTLNLRSLVDKFFSWIGQRISKSTFLLLPTWVRALPEG, via the exons ATGGTTAGAAAGAAACGAAACTCAATTGTTATGTTACAGAATGACATAGGTGAATGGATTAATTCTGCTAAGGACATTGACTCTCATATTGTTAATCATTTTTGTGACCTCTTTAGTTCCTCTAACTCCGATGTTCTTGATAATGAAATTAGTTCTCTGTTTCCTCCTTCTATCACTGCTGACCATAATGTTCAGCTTACTAGAGAGGTTGGTATTGATGAGATCAAGAtaattattcaccaaatggattcTCTTAAATCCCCAGGACCAGATGAACTTCAAG TGTACATGCATATTAGTTTATGTAATTTTAGTATGAAGATTATCACTAAGATTAAAACTAATAGAGTTAGACCGCTGATTAGTAAGATCGTGTCTCATAATCATCATGCCTTTATTCCTGGTAGGGATCTATTTGATCcaacaaatatttgcaatgatATCATCCAGTCTTTTAAAGCTAGAAAAGGCGAGAAAGGGTGGATGGCCTTAAAATTGGATTTTGATAAG TTTATCTCTTCTGTATCTTTTCAAGTTCTCATTAATGGGTTTCCTAGTTCTAGTTTCAGACCTTCTAATGGTCttagacaaggagatcctttatCCTCTTTTCATTTTATCCTTTGTTTGGAGAGCCTTACTAGACTTATCAAT GTCATTTACAAAAATACCCTTAATCTTAGATCTTTGGTGGACAAGTTCTTCTCTTGGATTGGTCAAAGAATTAGCAAGTCTACTTTCTTGCTTCTGCCAACTTGGGTAAGAGCTTTACCAGAG GGGTGA